From the Desulfovibrio sp. JC010 genome, one window contains:
- a CDS encoding bifunctional 3-deoxy-7-phosphoheptulonate synthase/chorismate mutase type II, whose protein sequence is MSVQLDVKGLDTWGFNNDGPLIIAGPCSAESREQLLDTARGIKDKGVHLLRAGIWKPRTRPGCFEGMGEEGLKWLVEAKEETGLPICCETATPEHIELCLKYGVDLIWIGARTTVNPFAVQAMADALQGTDIPVLVKNPINPDVELWLGALERINKAGVTKLGAIHRGFSSARPSEFRNAPNWRIFIELRRRTEGMPIICDPSHLCGKRELIPAVAQKSLDLLFDGLMIESHINPDVALSDSKQQFTPEDLGEVLAGLEVKQPAAEDEEFAHRMESKRTRLVEIDDAIVELLAERMALGRKIGKMKCERGIALLQPAQWKKTVEKRTREGVARGMDEHFMLRIFQYIHEESLRQQECVLAGED, encoded by the coding sequence ATGAGCGTACAACTCGATGTAAAAGGTTTGGATACTTGGGGTTTCAATAACGACGGTCCGCTGATTATCGCCGGGCCCTGCAGTGCGGAATCCCGCGAACAGCTGCTCGATACCGCACGCGGCATCAAAGACAAAGGAGTGCATCTCCTGCGCGCAGGCATCTGGAAACCCCGCACCCGTCCCGGCTGTTTTGAAGGCATGGGTGAGGAAGGTCTCAAATGGCTGGTGGAAGCCAAGGAAGAAACCGGGCTGCCCATCTGCTGTGAAACTGCCACCCCCGAGCACATTGAGCTCTGCCTTAAATACGGCGTGGACCTGATCTGGATCGGTGCTAGAACCACCGTTAACCCCTTTGCCGTGCAGGCCATGGCCGATGCCTTGCAGGGAACCGATATTCCCGTGCTGGTCAAGAACCCCATCAACCCCGATGTGGAACTTTGGCTCGGCGCACTGGAGCGCATCAACAAGGCCGGAGTAACCAAGCTCGGTGCTATTCACCGCGGTTTCTCCTCCGCCCGTCCCAGTGAATTCCGCAATGCTCCCAACTGGAGAATTTTTATTGAACTGCGCCGCCGCACCGAAGGCATGCCTATTATCTGCGACCCCAGCCACCTTTGCGGTAAGCGTGAACTCATCCCCGCAGTAGCCCAGAAATCTCTCGACCTGCTTTTTGACGGTCTGATGATTGAATCCCATATTAATCCTGACGTGGCACTCAGTGACAGCAAACAGCAGTTCACCCCTGAAGATCTCGGTGAAGTTCTTGCCGGACTTGAGGTCAAGCAGCCCGCTGCGGAAGATGAGGAATTTGCCCATCGCATGGAAAGCAAGCGTACCCGTCTTGTTGAAATTGATGACGCCATTGTTGAACTGCTTGCCGAACGCATGGCCCTTGGCCGCAAGATAGGTAAGATGAAATGTGAGCGCGGTATTGCACTTCTGCAGCCCGCACAGTGGAAGAAGACTGTTGAAAAGCGTACCCGCGAAGGTGTTGCCCGCGGCATGGACGAACATTTCATGCTCCGTATCTTCCAGTACATCCACGAAGAATCCCTGCGTCAGCAGGAATGCGTGCTGGCCGGGGAAGATTAA
- a CDS encoding flavodoxin has product MSKSLIVYGSTTGNTETTAEYVAEAFENKEIEVVLKNVTDVGAADLGGYDIVLFGCSTWGEEEIELQDDFIPLYDSLEDADLKGKKVSVFGCGDSDYTYFCGAVDAIEEKLEKIGAVVIGDSLKIDGDPERDPIMDWGGEIAAKL; this is encoded by the coding sequence ATGTCCAAGTCACTGATCGTCTACGGCTCAACCACTGGAAACACAGAAACCACAGCTGAATACGTGGCTGAAGCTTTTGAAAACAAAGAAATCGAAGTAGTATTGAAAAATGTCACCGATGTCGGTGCAGCAGATCTGGGCGGATATGACATCGTACTCTTCGGCTGCTCCACCTGGGGCGAAGAAGAGATTGAATTGCAGGATGACTTCATCCCCCTCTACGACTCTCTCGAAGATGCCGACCTGAAAGGAAAGAAAGTCTCGGTCTTCGGCTGCGGAGATTCCGATTACACCTATTTCTGCGGGGCAGTTGACGCCATTGAAGAAAAACTCGAAAAAATAGGTGCCGTTGTTATCGGGGACAGCCTTAAAATCGACGGTGACCCGGAACGCGATCCTATCATGGACTGGGGTGGTGAGATCGCTGCAAAGCTTTAG
- a CDS encoding Hpt domain-containing protein, producing the protein MSTGDRLLDIFQDETLERLDNIETGLLQLENSPADLTPELINSIFRDAHSIKAGSNLLKLTVIEELSHKLENVLEMIRSEGLIPTELIITASLESVDKLRMLTEDVLSSNTKSIRLQKTMLEVSVQRALAGQN; encoded by the coding sequence ATGAGTACCGGCGACAGACTACTGGACATCTTTCAGGATGAAACCCTTGAGCGGCTCGATAATATCGAGACCGGGCTTCTGCAATTGGAAAACAGCCCGGCCGATCTTACCCCGGAGCTGATCAATTCCATCTTCAGAGATGCCCATTCCATCAAAGCAGGGTCGAACCTGCTCAAGCTGACCGTCATCGAAGAGCTTTCTCACAAGCTGGAAAACGTGCTGGAGATGATCCGCTCCGAAGGACTGATTCCCACGGAACTCATCATTACCGCGTCACTTGAGTCGGTGGATAAACTTCGCATGCTGACGGAAGATGTGCTCAGCAGCAATACCAAGAGTATCCGCTTGCAGAAAACAATGCTGGAAGTTTCGGTTCAGCGTGCTCTGGCCGGCCAGAACTAG
- a CDS encoding ATP-binding cassette domain-containing protein: MALMSVSDVSMTFGGPQLLDKVSFQVEEGQRICIVGRNGEGKSTLLRLMSGDLVPDGGNISYQKGVSVARLSQKVPEVLKGTIFEVVAGGLGDLGEALTRYHTVSLEVANGGDVAKLSEVEEIMEKHGGWEALTTIEMVISRLSLSAEMRFENLSGGLKRRALLARALASKPDILLLDEPTNHLDIDSIAWLEEFIVKNIRTLIFITHDRMFLRKIATRIIELDRGNLADWSCDYDTFLKRKEDLLAAEEKNWSEFDKKLAREEVWIRQGIKARRTRNEGRVRALKKLRDERKQRRERTGKATIEIQEAARSGKVVAETVNACYSWDDTPIFKDLNATIMRGDRIGIIGPNGAGKTTLIQVLLGNLKPDSGTVKLGTKLEISYFDQHREQLDPEKTVRNSVADGNDTVTINGRNKHVMGYLKDFLFSPDRANSPVSVLSGGERNRLLLARLFTRPSNLLVMDEPTNDLDAETLELLEDRIMEYPGTVIIVSHDRAFLNNVVSGTLAFDGNAQVNDYVGGYDDWVRQRPQAEEEAKPKASKPKPKKTPDVRPEKLSYKEQREFEALEVEIVELPGKIEELETAIEAMQIQMADPEFYKKSGGEMAAAQAELEELESEHETTFMRWEEVEEKLEEYRRRTGQN; this comes from the coding sequence ATGGCTTTGATGAGCGTAAGCGATGTTTCCATGACCTTCGGCGGCCCCCAGCTGCTGGATAAAGTTTCCTTTCAAGTGGAGGAAGGCCAGCGGATCTGTATTGTGGGACGTAACGGGGAAGGTAAATCCACCCTGCTCCGGCTCATGAGCGGAGACCTTGTGCCGGACGGCGGAAACATCTCTTACCAGAAAGGAGTCAGCGTGGCCCGGCTTTCCCAGAAGGTGCCCGAAGTGCTGAAAGGGACCATCTTCGAAGTGGTTGCCGGGGGCCTCGGCGACCTTGGCGAAGCCCTGACCCGCTACCACACCGTAAGTCTTGAAGTGGCAAACGGCGGCGATGTTGCCAAACTTTCCGAAGTGGAAGAGATCATGGAAAAGCACGGCGGCTGGGAAGCATTGACTACCATTGAGATGGTCATTTCCCGCCTCTCCCTCAGTGCCGAAATGCGCTTTGAAAACCTTTCCGGGGGCTTAAAAAGACGCGCTCTGCTGGCCCGTGCGCTGGCCTCCAAGCCGGATATTCTGCTTCTTGACGAGCCGACCAACCATCTGGATATCGACTCCATTGCCTGGCTGGAAGAATTTATCGTCAAGAACATCCGCACCCTGATTTTTATCACTCACGACCGCATGTTCCTGCGCAAGATCGCCACCCGCATCATCGAACTTGACCGAGGCAACCTTGCAGACTGGTCCTGCGATTACGACACCTTTCTCAAGCGCAAGGAAGACCTGCTGGCTGCCGAAGAAAAAAACTGGTCCGAGTTCGACAAAAAGCTGGCCCGCGAGGAAGTCTGGATCAGGCAGGGCATCAAGGCCCGCCGCACCCGTAACGAAGGCCGCGTACGCGCCCTCAAAAAACTGCGCGATGAACGCAAGCAACGCCGTGAACGGACCGGAAAAGCGACCATTGAAATTCAGGAAGCCGCCCGCTCCGGTAAAGTGGTAGCCGAAACCGTGAACGCCTGTTATTCATGGGACGACACTCCTATTTTCAAAGACCTGAACGCAACCATCATGCGCGGGGACCGCATAGGAATCATCGGGCCCAACGGCGCAGGCAAAACCACCCTCATTCAGGTACTGCTCGGCAATCTCAAGCCTGATTCCGGCACAGTGAAACTCGGCACCAAGCTGGAAATTTCCTATTTCGACCAGCACCGCGAGCAGCTGGACCCGGAAAAAACCGTGCGCAACTCAGTTGCCGACGGCAACGACACCGTGACCATCAACGGCCGCAACAAGCATGTCATGGGCTATCTCAAGGATTTCCTGTTCTCCCCGGACCGGGCTAATTCTCCGGTCAGCGTACTTTCCGGCGGTGAGCGCAACCGTCTCCTGCTGGCCCGGCTGTTCACCCGCCCTTCCAACCTGCTGGTAATGGACGAACCCACCAACGACCTCGACGCCGAGACCCTTGAACTGCTCGAAGACCGGATCATGGAATATCCCGGTACCGTAATCATCGTCAGCCATGACCGTGCCTTCCTGAACAACGTGGTCAGCGGCACCCTTGCCTTTGACGGCAATGCGCAGGTTAACGATTACGTTGGCGGGTACGATGACTGGGTGCGCCAGCGTCCGCAGGCTGAAGAGGAAGCCAAACCCAAAGCATCCAAGCCCAAGCCGAAGAAGACCCCGGACGTGCGCCCGGAAAAGCTCAGCTACAAAGAGCAGCGCGAATTTGAAGCACTTGAAGTGGAAATAGTCGAGTTGCCCGGAAAGATAGAAGAGCTTGAAACCGCTATCGAAGCCATGCAGATCCAAATGGCCGACCCGGAATTCTACAAAAAATCCGGCGGAGAAATGGCCGCCGCACAAGCGGAACTGGAAGAACTCGAATCCGAGCACGAAACAACCTTCATGCGCTGGGAAGAAGTGGAAGAAAAATTGGAAGAGTATCGTAGAAGAACAGGACAAAATTGA
- a CDS encoding TrkH family potassium uptake protein, with translation MLSLQFRRKKHHMKSKAFSPFWMPIYAFFLTILVGGLLLKLDICHPGKELSFLDAVFTATSAVCVTGLAVVDTGSFFSRTGQSVILALIQLGGLGIMTYASLVIYLLGKKVSASDRIAVSQTLIHDPSFNIGKFIVGVVTAVLSIEALGALLLNIMDPAGFHPFSAIFHSISAFCNAGFSLYSDSLTTWKNHLGINSVFMALIIMGGLGFYVMTELWQKFQNFIRRRKTEVSAHALSWHTRIVLETSAFLIIGGGVAIFFAESLKVHKVEGAMVNEITALFQSVTCRTAGFNTVDISGLTNISLLIMIGLMLIGGSPGSCAGGLKTTTFRTWLGFIISKIKGHSQVKVGWYALSEESVNRALTLLTLASVILGSAIILLSITEGSHLPHSEVRGHFIEITFEAISAFATVGLSTGVTPDLSGPGKGIIIFLMFVGRLGPVWLLTAINSWQREPRYRLPEDDLPLG, from the coding sequence TTGCTATCTTTACAATTCAGGCGTAAAAAGCATCATATGAAATCCAAAGCTTTTTCTCCTTTCTGGATGCCTATTTACGCATTCTTTCTGACTATTCTAGTCGGAGGATTGCTTTTAAAACTGGACATTTGCCATCCGGGAAAGGAACTTTCATTTCTTGATGCCGTATTTACGGCCACCTCGGCAGTCTGTGTTACCGGGCTGGCGGTGGTGGATACCGGGAGCTTTTTCAGCCGCACCGGGCAGAGCGTGATTCTGGCCCTGATCCAGTTGGGCGGTTTGGGGATTATGACATACGCCAGTCTGGTAATTTACCTGCTGGGCAAAAAAGTCAGTGCCTCGGACCGTATCGCGGTCAGCCAGACTTTGATTCATGACCCGTCCTTTAATATCGGTAAATTCATTGTGGGCGTGGTCACGGCAGTGCTGTCCATTGAAGCACTGGGAGCACTGCTCCTGAACATTATGGACCCAGCGGGATTCCACCCCTTCTCGGCCATATTTCATTCCATATCGGCATTCTGCAACGCGGGATTCTCGCTCTATTCGGACAGTCTGACCACATGGAAAAATCATCTGGGAATCAACTCGGTCTTCATGGCCCTGATCATCATGGGCGGGCTGGGTTTCTACGTCATGACCGAGCTGTGGCAGAAATTCCAGAATTTCATCCGCAGACGCAAAACCGAAGTCTCAGCCCACGCCTTGAGCTGGCACACCCGCATTGTACTGGAAACCTCAGCCTTCCTGATCATCGGCGGCGGGGTGGCTATTTTTTTTGCAGAAAGTCTCAAGGTACATAAAGTCGAAGGGGCCATGGTCAATGAGATCACGGCCCTGTTTCAGTCGGTCACCTGCCGCACCGCAGGATTCAACACCGTTGATATTTCCGGGCTGACCAATATATCCCTGCTGATCATGATCGGGCTGATGCTCATCGGCGGTTCTCCGGGATCATGCGCCGGGGGCTTGAAAACCACCACCTTCCGCACCTGGCTGGGCTTTATCATCTCCAAAATCAAAGGCCATTCACAAGTCAAGGTCGGCTGGTACGCACTCAGCGAAGAAAGCGTCAACCGCGCCCTGACCCTGCTGACCCTCGCCAGCGTAATCCTCGGCTCAGCCATCATTTTGCTCAGCATCACCGAAGGCAGCCACCTGCCGCACAGCGAAGTGCGCGGGCATTTCATCGAAATCACCTTTGAAGCCATTTCCGCCTTCGCAACCGTGGGCTTATCCACCGGAGTAACCCCGGACTTGAGCGGACCGGGAAAAGGGATCATAATATTTCTCATGTTCGTCGGAAGACTGGGGCCAGTCTGGCTCTTAACAGCCATCAACAGCTGGCAACGCGAACCCCGCTACAGATTACCTGAAGACGATCTGCCGTTAGGATAG
- a CDS encoding TrkA family potassium uptake protein, with amino-acid sequence MTKKTIEVGVIGLGKFGLELALNLRRLGHNVVGIDTGEERVKAAKPFIPQVFQADGTDPQTLKQLSFQDFDYVVVSTGDSLEASVLVVLNLQEIGVNKIWVKAISAAHKKVLSKMGVDYVVFPEHFAAKQLAHKLSTPGMVEYLSMGNDILIKEREADDWAGKTLIDLNLTNNYQVQVIAIRKNGSEELNFVPKANEPLSENDVLIMIGARENLLKLP; translated from the coding sequence ATGACAAAAAAAACAATAGAAGTAGGCGTTATCGGCCTTGGTAAATTCGGTCTGGAACTGGCACTTAACCTGCGCAGACTGGGCCACAATGTTGTGGGAATTGATACCGGGGAAGAACGGGTCAAAGCTGCTAAACCTTTCATTCCCCAAGTCTTTCAGGCTGACGGAACTGATCCGCAAACCCTGAAGCAGCTTAGCTTTCAGGACTTTGATTACGTGGTGGTTTCCACCGGGGACTCACTGGAGGCCAGCGTTCTGGTGGTGCTTAATCTGCAGGAAATCGGGGTCAACAAGATCTGGGTCAAAGCCATCAGCGCGGCCCATAAAAAGGTACTCAGCAAAATGGGCGTGGATTATGTTGTCTTCCCGGAACATTTTGCGGCAAAACAGCTGGCCCACAAGCTATCCACTCCGGGCATGGTCGAATACCTTTCCATGGGCAACGACATTCTGATCAAAGAACGCGAAGCCGATGACTGGGCCGGAAAAACACTCATTGATCTGAACCTGACCAACAATTATCAGGTACAGGTCATTGCCATCCGTAAAAACGGATCGGAAGAACTGAATTTCGTGCCCAAAGCGAACGAGCCGCTCAGTGAAAATGATGTGCTGATTATGATCGGAGCGCGGGAAAACCTGCTGAAACTGCCCTAG
- a CDS encoding tetratricopeptide repeat protein, producing MSADSSLFDYTPPADQGIPEDSSLVTVVSLRTDSHKIKGKKYWLATKVDDDRFELLLLNEQHIPTGDPQIIGGGEFAAHYALELDYFQQHVRPAMDQQEARLSRGEAHREQGELYSAEMEYADALEVDEENVRATFGLGMTYLEKGDVERAQEVFAKVLQLKSAFTTEHKHMFNDFGISMRKNGMYREALQYYNRGVDLDSTDENLFFNIARTHYEAGDWENCFRYLTMCLEKNRGVQEAQKFCHYLIKKTEEDETMLREMGTGDNGETLRSDILNLLRKMQLAAGVELDDAIEKTHEIRDRMIALAEEDMQMKEIEKNLYNVDVDL from the coding sequence ATGAGTGCCGACTCATCATTATTTGACTATACTCCTCCCGCAGATCAGGGGATTCCAGAGGATTCAAGCCTTGTGACGGTTGTTTCCCTGCGCACAGACTCGCATAAAATCAAGGGTAAAAAATACTGGCTGGCCACCAAAGTGGACGATGACCGTTTTGAATTGCTGCTTCTCAATGAACAGCATATTCCCACAGGCGATCCCCAGATTATCGGCGGCGGCGAGTTTGCCGCCCATTACGCCCTTGAACTGGACTATTTTCAGCAGCATGTTCGTCCGGCCATGGACCAGCAGGAAGCACGGCTCAGCAGGGGCGAGGCCCACCGTGAACAGGGCGAGCTTTACAGCGCGGAAATGGAATACGCCGACGCGCTGGAAGTGGATGAGGAAAATGTCCGCGCCACCTTCGGTCTCGGTATGACCTACCTTGAAAAGGGCGATGTGGAGAGGGCGCAGGAAGTGTTCGCCAAAGTGCTCCAGCTCAAATCCGCCTTTACCACTGAACACAAGCACATGTTCAATGATTTCGGTATATCCATGCGCAAGAACGGCATGTATCGCGAGGCCCTGCAGTACTACAATCGCGGAGTCGATCTCGACAGTACCGATGAAAATCTTTTCTTCAACATTGCCCGCACCCACTATGAAGCGGGTGACTGGGAAAATTGTTTCCGCTATCTGACCATGTGTCTTGAAAAGAACCGCGGTGTTCAGGAAGCCCAGAAATTCTGTCATTACCTGATCAAAAAAACCGAAGAAGACGAAACCATGCTCCGGGAAATGGGAACCGGGGACAACGGCGAAACCCTGCGCAGTGACATTCTCAACCTGCTGCGCAAGATGCAGTTGGCCGCCGGGGTGGAGCTTGATGATGCCATTGAAAAGACACACGAAATCAGGGACCGCATGATCGCCCTTGCAGAAGAGGATATGCAGATGAAAGAGATTGAAAAGAATCTCTACAATGTCGATGTTGATTTATAG
- a CDS encoding glutaminyl-peptide cyclotransferase has translation MKVHRLILFFLTVIFILHFFGQKSYARKKISAPIIQCRLLHQFPHDDLAFTQGFLYHKSYLYESTGKRGRSSLRKVELESGIVRTLIKNDEKIFSEGICYHNNEIYQLTWRSGKCYVYDAASLARKRIFQYKGQGWGLTTDGDFIYQSNGSSVITLRDPYDFARIKRLRVTDGVANIHSLNELEFINGLIFSNIWKKDRIAAIDPRNGKVKFWLDISSLRPLAGEKAEAANGIAWDAENKRLFVTGKFWNKVFEIELPTLENKPAPN, from the coding sequence ATGAAAGTACACCGTTTAATTTTATTTTTTCTTACCGTTATCTTTATTTTGCACTTTTTCGGGCAAAAAAGCTACGCTCGCAAGAAGATTTCGGCTCCGATCATTCAGTGCAGATTACTCCACCAGTTTCCGCACGACGACCTGGCATTCACGCAGGGTTTTCTCTATCATAAAAGCTATTTATACGAAAGCACGGGCAAGCGTGGCCGATCTTCACTGCGCAAGGTTGAACTGGAAAGCGGCATTGTGCGCACCCTGATTAAAAATGATGAGAAAATTTTCAGCGAAGGCATCTGCTACCATAACAATGAAATTTACCAACTAACATGGCGGTCAGGTAAATGTTACGTGTATGACGCTGCTTCCCTTGCCCGCAAAAGAATCTTCCAATACAAGGGGCAGGGATGGGGCCTGACCACAGACGGAGACTTCATCTACCAGAGCAACGGTTCTTCGGTGATCACCCTGCGCGACCCTTATGATTTTGCACGCATTAAAAGGCTGCGGGTCACGGACGGCGTTGCCAACATTCATAGTTTAAACGAACTGGAATTCATAAACGGCCTGATTTTCAGCAATATCTGGAAAAAAGACCGCATAGCAGCCATTGATCCCCGAAACGGCAAAGTAAAATTCTGGCTGGATATATCATCACTGCGCCCTCTTGCCGGGGAAAAAGCCGAAGCCGCCAACGGCATTGCCTGGGATGCTGAGAACAAACGACTTTTCGTGACCGGAAAATTCTGGAACAAGGTTTTTGAAATTGAACTACCCACACTTGAAAATAAGCCCGCCCCAAACTGA